In Bifidobacterium scardovii JCM 12489 = DSM 13734, the genomic stretch GCGAGGCCATGATGGTCGGGATTAGGATTTCCAGGATGCCTTCGACCGCCACGAGCAACGGCGCCAGGATGCTGGCTTTCTTGTATTCGCGGATCGACTGGCCCAGCGTGCGAATGACATGCTTGGGCTTATCCGGCTCGACGGCTTTGCGCGACTGCGCAATTGCCTCTTCGGTATTGCTCACTTGTTCTCCTCCTTCGTGTCGTCTGTCGTCAGGTGGCGCGGAACCCCATCGTCCGGGGGGAACTGCCGGCGCAGCCGGCTGAGGGGATGTGCCGCTTCGAATTCGTTCTGCGCGCGCTCGAGGTTCTCTCGCATGCGCTGGATGTACTCCCACATCGTGGACTGTTCCTCGGCGGAAAAGCCCTCGACAAGGCGCCGTTCCATGTAGTCGCCGTTGGCCTTGAGGTCATTGACGATGGCGTCGGCCTTGTCGGTGAGCACGATCCGCTTGCATCGGGCGTCGTGGGCGACCGGCTCGCGCGAGATCAGCCCCTTTTTCTCCATCAGGGCCAGCACGCGGGACGCGGTCGACCGGGTGATGACGAATTTTTCCTCGATGGTGTGCTGGTAGATTTCCCTGCCCCGGTTGCGGGCCAGGAACACGATGATATGCGCGTTGCCGCCGGTCGCGATGCGCGCGGACTCCGGCATGGTTTCGCCCAGATATCGGTTGATCGCCTTGCTCAGCGACTGCATGTCAAGGCTGAGGGTCCGGTGCTCCATCACCTCTCCTTTCATGGGCGGCACGATGCGCGCGGTCGGCGCATCACGCACCCCCGAAAAGCACTCTAATGTGTATCATATACAACAGTTGTAGATACAACAATTGGCGTGTCGCGATGCCGCTGCACCATTATTCAGCAGGCTGACATGGCAACGCCGGAGATGATCGGCTTGCCCACGGACCGGCGGCCCACCGGCCCTCCGACCGGATCAGGCGACGGCCTCGACGCCGGTTTCGCCCCCGTACACCGCGCCCCCGTTGATGGAGTCGCATCCGGCCACCCTGCCGGCATACTCGCGGCGCAGCCGGTCCACCTCGTGTTCCAGCTCGTCGATGCGGCGGACCTGCTGGGCGATCAGCAGATCGCGCATATCGTGCCGGCCGACGCTCATGCGCAGCTTCGGTGCGAACGCATACCCGCTCTCATGCTCCGCAACGCCGCCGTCATCCGCCTCGCCCGACGACGCCGCGACGTCATCTACAGCATGCTCAAAAACGGAACCCTCCACCAAGACCCCGCCCTCGCAGCCTGAACGCCACGACGAACACGCCGGACACCGCCAGCGGGACGAAGCACGCCCGAAAACACCCCACCAGAACCCCGGCGCATCAACCCCTACAAAGTTGACAAAAACATAGGAACACCCCCCACTCCGCCTTGTTGGTATAGCTGTTCGTCGTATGGCTCAGGTCGTTCCAGAAGGAATCATCCTTGATGGAAACGGCGT encodes the following:
- a CDS encoding MarR family winged helix-turn-helix transcriptional regulator, yielding MEHRTLSLDMQSLSKAINRYLGETMPESARIATGGNAHIIVFLARNRGREIYQHTIEEKFVITRSTASRVLALMEKKGLISREPVAHDARCKRIVLTDKADAIVNDLKANGDYMERRLVEGFSAEEQSTMWEYIQRMRENLERAQNEFEAAHPLSRLRRQFPPDDGVPRHLTTDDTKEENK